One genomic window of Halanaerobium saccharolyticum subsp. saccharolyticum DSM 6643 includes the following:
- the lexA gene encoding transcriptional repressor LexA, which translates to MENLSERQQSILQFIIDEIKSKGYPPSVREIGKAVGLKSPASVHSHLKTLEKLDYLRRDPSKPRAIEVIYNNDKDNKTDKEMINIPVVGKVTAGAPILAEENIEDYFPLPLSYLKVGNNDLFMLKVSGNSMIEAGIHDGDYVIAEKQSYAQNNEIVIALLDDEATVKRFFKEEDHIRLQPENPAYEPIISKNVKILGKVTGLFRKFD; encoded by the coding sequence ATGGAAAATCTATCTGAAAGACAACAAAGTATACTTCAATTTATTATAGATGAAATTAAATCCAAAGGTTATCCACCTTCTGTAAGAGAAATTGGAAAGGCGGTAGGACTTAAGTCTCCTGCTTCTGTTCATAGTCATTTAAAAACTTTAGAAAAACTTGATTATTTACGCAGAGATCCTTCTAAACCTAGGGCTATTGAGGTTATATATAATAATGATAAGGATAATAAAACTGATAAAGAAATGATTAACATACCAGTGGTTGGTAAAGTTACAGCAGGGGCACCTATTCTTGCAGAAGAAAATATTGAAGACTATTTCCCTCTTCCCTTGAGTTATTTAAAGGTAGGTAATAATGATTTATTTATGCTAAAAGTTAGTGGAAATAGCATGATTGAGGCAGGAATTCATGATGGTGACTATGTAATTGCAGAAAAGCAAAGTTATGCTCAAAATAATGAAATTGTAATTGCTTTACTTGATGATGAAGCAACTGTAAAGCGTTTTTTCAAAGAGGAAGACCACATTAGACTACAACCAGAAAATCCAGCTTATGAACCTATTATTTCTAAGAATGTAAAGATCTTAGGTAAAGTTACTGGTTTATTTAGAAAGTTTGATTAA
- a CDS encoding uracil-DNA glycosylase has protein sequence MLFDQDGNFKIQQLFSYPNDNYQKLKKEALKCRRCQLREEANGVVMGEGNLNNKIMLIGEGPGANEDRLGRPFVGRAGKLMDKILASVKLKREDLYITNVIKCRPPGNRVPRQNEFEACVSILRAEIELIKPKVIVTLGSTATKYLINPEESITNVRGKWFERGDIFILPTFHPAYLLRNEKMKKYSWYDFKLIKKAADRINELSNSGKI, from the coding sequence ATGTTATTTGATCAGGATGGTAATTTTAAAATACAGCAGTTATTTTCTTATCCTAATGATAATTATCAAAAATTAAAAAAAGAAGCATTAAAATGCAGACGCTGTCAGCTGCGCGAAGAAGCTAATGGTGTTGTAATGGGGGAAGGGAATCTTAATAATAAAATTATGCTAATTGGAGAGGGACCTGGAGCAAATGAAGATCGTTTAGGACGTCCCTTTGTTGGTAGAGCTGGTAAATTAATGGATAAAATATTGGCATCTGTTAAATTAAAAAGGGAAGATCTCTATATTACAAATGTGATAAAGTGTCGTCCACCCGGAAACAGAGTACCTCGCCAAAATGAATTTGAGGCCTGTGTTTCAATTTTAAGAGCAGAAATTGAATTAATTAAACCAAAGGTTATTGTTACTTTAGGCTCAACAGCTACCAAATATTTAATTAATCCAGAAGAATCAATTACTAATGTTAGGGGAAAATGGTTTGAAAGAGGAGATATTTTTATACTCCCGACCTTTCACCCTGCCTATTTATTGAGAAATGAAAAGATGAAAAAATACAGCTGGTATGACTTTAAATTAATAAAAAAAGCCGCTGACAGGATAAATGAATTATCCAACAGCGGAAAAATATAA
- a CDS encoding tetratricopeptide repeat protein, with translation MILIIFIVLITTFSLNTAAESKYNWDQLIKTTSDQLQQNKSDIILNYTLAVAYANIGDIKNAYNIIDVFGSSVRRKDFNAAVSPYLSDWQNYRDHDNLLLLNYAAFKEVINKDYQEAVSLFEYIFEIDPNNLWALNHAAAALVEIKKYDKALDYANQALSMQENEYSHLIKGYAYYENGNYVRAIFEAASARKLFKALADEEYQDFIE, from the coding sequence TTGATTTTAATAATTTTTATAGTATTAATAACAACATTTTCTTTAAATACAGCAGCTGAATCAAAATATAACTGGGATCAATTAATAAAGACAACTAGCGATCAGCTGCAGCAAAATAAAAGTGATATTATTTTAAATTATACACTAGCGGTAGCCTATGCGAATATTGGGGATATCAAGAATGCATATAATATTATAGATGTTTTCGGCAGCAGTGTGAGGCGCAAAGATTTTAACGCTGCTGTTTCTCCATATTTATCAGATTGGCAAAACTATAGGGATCATGATAATTTATTACTTTTAAATTATGCTGCTTTTAAAGAGGTAATAAACAAAGATTATCAAGAAGCTGTATCATTATTTGAGTATATTTTTGAAATTGATCCTAATAATTTGTGGGCTTTAAATCATGCAGCTGCAGCTTTAGTAGAAATAAAAAAATATGATAAGGCTTTAGATTACGCTAACCAAGCCCTATCTATGCAGGAAAATGAATATTCTCATTTGATTAAAGGATATGCTTATTATGAAAATGGGAATTATGTTCGAGCAATATTTGAAGCTGCAAGTGCCAGAAAATTGTTTAAAGCTTTAGCAGATGAAGAATACCAAGATTTTATAGAGTGA
- the hfq gene encoding RNA chaperone Hfq, whose protein sequence is MNNNNINYQDHILKHVHEKDIEVIVYFVNGYQLKGKITAYDNFTVILRSDQRDQMIYKHAISTIAPVEKITGLLDLD, encoded by the coding sequence ATGAACAACAATAATATTAATTATCAAGATCACATTTTGAAACATGTTCATGAGAAGGATATTGAGGTCATTGTTTATTTTGTAAATGGTTATCAATTAAAGGGCAAAATTACAGCTTATGATAACTTTACAGTCATTTTGAGAAGTGATCAGCGAGACCAGATGATTTATAAACATGCCATTTCTACTATTGCTCCAGTTGAAAAAATTACCGGTCTTCTTGATTTAGATTAA
- a CDS encoding thioredoxin family protein, protein MSKNTGNEKKLISNGEEFDRLLEEKEAFFVLFSNDSCGYCQMAENNINQVIDSFPQLDLYQLKLNDAPEIFERYGINSVPVSKVFKAGEAVYTGFGVRSPNDIYYQLKSYFDGGNSYFQDLADKNN, encoded by the coding sequence ATGAGCAAGAATACAGGAAACGAAAAAAAATTGATTTCTAATGGAGAAGAATTTGACCGTTTACTAGAGGAAAAGGAGGCTTTTTTTGTCTTGTTTTCTAACGATAGCTGTGGTTACTGTCAGATGGCAGAAAATAATATAAATCAAGTTATTGACTCTTTTCCGCAATTAGATCTTTATCAGCTAAAATTAAATGATGCCCCCGAAATTTTTGAACGCTATGGAATCAATTCTGTTCCAGTTTCAAAAGTTTTTAAAGCAGGAGAGGCAGTTTATACTGGTTTTGGAGTTCGTTCACCTAATGATATATATTATCAGCTTAAATCATATTTTGATGGAGGAAACTCGTATTTTCAAGATTTAGCTGATAAAAATAATTAA
- the miaA gene encoding tRNA (adenosine(37)-N6)-dimethylallyltransferase MiaA — translation MRDLVVLTGPTAVGKTELSLELAAQIEAEIISADSMQIYKEMDIGTAKASEAERNEIQHHLIDFLSPEADYSVSQFQDDCDQLISEIKAKGKIPFLVGGTHLYLRAVLEGFMLPEIEPDYELRNQLENLAEAQGTEAVHRILAEKDTITAEKLHPNDLRRVIRAIEIYEQTGKTKSYFKKQQKQRPPRYSAYKFALIRSRENLYQRINKRVDLMMEAGLLEEVKSLLNKHDNLSDTAHQALGYKELISHLKGNISLEEAVYEIKKRSRHFAKRQLTWLRKENDLIVFNMEKESKDEILNNMLKLIKGEKDYEQEYRKRKKIDF, via the coding sequence ATGAGAGATTTAGTTGTTTTAACAGGACCAACAGCAGTTGGTAAAACTGAATTATCGCTTGAATTAGCAGCCCAAATTGAGGCTGAAATAATTTCAGCAGATTCAATGCAAATTTATAAAGAAATGGATATTGGGACTGCAAAAGCTTCTGAAGCAGAAAGAAATGAAATTCAACATCATTTAATTGATTTTTTAAGCCCAGAAGCAGATTATTCTGTATCTCAATTTCAGGATGACTGTGATCAGCTTATTTCTGAAATAAAAGCTAAAGGTAAAATTCCCTTTCTCGTCGGTGGTACACATCTATATTTAAGAGCTGTTTTGGAAGGATTTATGCTGCCTGAAATAGAACCGGATTACGAACTGCGTAATCAATTAGAAAATTTAGCTGAAGCTCAAGGAACAGAAGCAGTACATCGAATTCTTGCTGAAAAAGATACGATAACAGCAGAAAAACTGCATCCAAATGATTTAAGAAGAGTTATTAGGGCTATAGAAATTTATGAACAGACTGGAAAAACAAAAAGTTATTTTAAAAAACAACAAAAACAGCGTCCACCACGTTATTCCGCTTATAAATTTGCTTTAATCAGAAGCAGAGAAAATTTATATCAGAGAATTAATAAAAGAGTGGATCTAATGATGGAAGCAGGTCTTTTAGAAGAAGTTAAGTCTCTTTTAAATAAACATGATAATTTAAGTGATACTGCCCACCAGGCTTTGGGATATAAAGAATTAATATCACATCTTAAAGGTAATATTAGCTTGGAGGAAGCAGTTTATGAGATTAAAAAAAGAAGCAGACATTTTGCTAAAAGACAATTAACCTGGTTGAGAAAAGAAAATGATTTAATTGTTTTTAATATGGAAAAAGAAAGTAAAGATGAGATTTTAAATAACATGCTTAAATTAATAAAAGGAGAAAAAGATTATGAGCAAGAATACAGGAAACGAAAAAAAATTGATTTCTAA
- the mutL gene encoding DNA mismatch repair endonuclease MutL codes for MGVIKQLPQNVANQISAGEVIERPASIVKELIENSIDAGAKNIEIKIEDGGRDLIKVKDDGHGILADDIESAFNRYATSKIENIDDLYSLYSLGFRGEALASIASVAEIEMISRHQDSDQAVKIKLKGGEILDKKPVGSTIGTEIIVRDLFFNTPARYKYLKTTTTEFSHISKIVSAEATANSDLSFKLYHNGRQILSTPGNGKLKDTIYAVYGSEIAENLIPIDIEDRYIKLSGYLCRPELSRSSRSHELFFVNGRPIFNNLTAKAVETAYNKLIDPGRRPIVFLFIKVNPILVDVNVHPAKREVKFSRSQIIFDVIKKAVRNTLRENDPTTRIKLNQSQNYAKENQKNDEEVEREQLFKDNHKDNQKTKKNKSERNNYHKSFSNSSNKRDYQKNINYGSNADNKNYNSNQQNLDQNNSDYKKDFKQLIKENENNEYSLENVEAEESYFKFLGQIFNSYLLIETDQGLKIVDQHNAQERILYERFYAEYNKKDKASQSLLLPVKIELSAEEREVVRQYEEEIKEIGIDFSDFGNKTILIQEVPVLLKNMSTRNIIEELIAELAEAGKTKSAAEVQKSMLEYLACRSSIKAGQPLTKKESIQLIKDLYKTENPYRCPHSRPVMINISREEIEKGLGRK; via the coding sequence ATGGGTGTTATAAAACAGCTTCCTCAAAATGTAGCTAATCAGATTTCAGCAGGAGAGGTTATAGAAAGACCGGCCTCAATTGTTAAAGAATTAATTGAGAATTCTATCGACGCTGGAGCTAAAAATATTGAAATAAAAATCGAAGATGGTGGAAGAGATTTAATTAAAGTTAAAGATGATGGTCATGGTATTTTAGCTGATGATATAGAATCTGCTTTTAATCGCTATGCTACCAGTAAAATCGAAAATATTGATGATCTTTATTCTCTTTATAGTCTTGGCTTTAGAGGTGAGGCTTTGGCTAGTATTGCTTCGGTAGCAGAAATAGAGATGATCAGCCGGCATCAAGATAGTGATCAGGCAGTTAAAATTAAATTAAAAGGGGGAGAAATTTTAGATAAAAAACCTGTTGGATCAACAATAGGTACAGAAATTATTGTAAGAGATTTATTTTTTAATACTCCTGCCCGTTACAAATACTTAAAAACTACAACAACTGAGTTTTCTCATATTAGTAAAATAGTTAGTGCAGAAGCAACTGCCAATAGTGATTTAAGTTTTAAACTTTATCATAATGGCCGCCAGATTTTATCAACACCTGGTAATGGCAAGCTTAAGGATACTATTTATGCAGTATACGGCAGTGAAATAGCTGAGAATCTAATTCCTATAGATATTGAGGATAGATACATCAAACTAAGTGGGTATCTCTGCAGACCCGAATTAAGCCGCTCCAGCAGGAGCCATGAGCTCTTTTTTGTTAACGGTAGACCAATTTTTAATAATTTAACTGCTAAAGCAGTAGAAACTGCCTATAATAAATTAATTGATCCAGGCAGAAGACCTATTGTTTTTCTATTTATTAAAGTAAATCCAATTTTAGTTGATGTAAATGTCCATCCGGCTAAGAGAGAAGTTAAATTCTCCCGCAGTCAGATTATCTTTGATGTAATAAAAAAAGCTGTGCGGAATACTCTTAGGGAAAATGACCCTACTACAAGAATTAAATTAAATCAAAGTCAAAATTATGCTAAAGAAAATCAGAAAAATGATGAAGAAGTAGAGAGAGAACAGTTATTTAAAGATAATCATAAAGATAATCAAAAAACTAAAAAAAATAAATCTGAAAGAAATAATTATCATAAATCTTTTTCAAATTCATCTAATAAAAGAGACTATCAAAAAAATATTAATTATGGCAGTAATGCTGATAATAAAAATTATAATTCAAATCAGCAAAATTTAGATCAAAATAATTCAGATTATAAGAAAGATTTTAAGCAGCTAATAAAAGAAAATGAAAATAATGAATACTCATTAGAAAATGTAGAAGCTGAAGAAAGTTATTTCAAATTTTTAGGTCAGATTTTTAACAGTTACCTATTAATTGAAACTGATCAGGGTCTAAAAATTGTCGATCAGCATAATGCACAGGAAAGAATTTTATACGAAAGATTTTATGCTGAATATAATAAAAAAGATAAAGCCTCACAATCACTTCTCTTACCTGTAAAAATAGAACTTTCAGCAGAAGAGAGGGAAGTTGTACGTCAATATGAAGAAGAAATTAAAGAGATTGGCATTGATTTTAGTGATTTTGGTAATAAAACTATTTTAATTCAGGAAGTTCCTGTTTTACTGAAAAATATGTCAACTAGAAATATTATAGAAGAGCTGATAGCAGAACTAGCAGAGGCTGGTAAAACAAAATCGGCAGCTGAAGTACAAAAAAGTATGCTCGAATATTTAGCCTGTAGATCTTCCATTAAAGCAGGACAGCCTTTAACAAAAAAAGAAAGCATCCAGCTGATTAAAGATTTATATAAAACTGAAAATCCATACCGCTGTCCTCACAGTAGGCCAGTTATGATTAATATCAGCCGTGAAGAAATAGAAAAAGGACTTGGTAGAAAATGA
- the mutS gene encoding DNA mismatch repair protein MutS — translation MAELTPMMQQYHDLKNKYQDAMLFFRLGDFYEMFGDDAKKAAKILDIALTARNKGGGEKIPMAGVPYHSAASYIEKLIKSGIKVAICEQLEDPSDSSGIVERDVIRVVTPGTVIENEILSENENNYLAAAFKFGDYYGFSYTDISTGEFYLTEFSAADKNKLKDEINRISPREILLDEKTAGSKVIKELHNQYNFTLNILKDKKFDRLYQGLLDHFKLKSLEGFGCEEMRAAVYAAGQVLSYLAETQKRTVNQITALKAYHLEDYMVLDSASRRNLELTSTIRDNQRSGSLLSIVDQTVTSMGGREIKKWINQPLIQKENIVKRHTALAEIIDNYMTLEKLRDELTEIYDLERIMSKITYHSANARDMIALRNSLAKLPAVKELLTEFESDLLLEMQQDFDLLEDIHSLIDNSIKEEPPTTITEGGIIKKGYDSKLDELRNLVSSGKDWISALQKEEREKTGINTLKVGFNKVFGYYLEVTNSHTDKVPERYERKQTLSNSERYIIPELKEKESEVLGAEEKMNDLEYKLFVEIREEIAAEVERINKTAAIIAKIDVLLSFSYLAIENNYNRPEINDGTEIKIKDGRHPVVEKMFAEQFVPNDCYLNQSDQRFIIITGPNMSGKSTYMRQVALIVLMAQIGSYVPAEEAVIGLTDRIFTRVGASDDLTTGQSTFMVEMNEVANIVNNSTDKSLIILDEVGRGTSTYDGVSIAWSVSEYLNNPERIGARTLFATHYHELTRLEDEYQGIKNYNVLVKEDSDGVHFLHRIVEGRANDSYGIEVARLAGLPEEIIISAQKILERLEKNNKMPVRKLERTVTDDKHQQLPLFNPEKSPILKKLDEQDILEMTPMDAMNFLYNLKKDLKEEEN, via the coding sequence TTGGCAGAGTTAACACCAATGATGCAGCAGTATCATGATTTAAAAAATAAATATCAGGATGCAATGTTATTTTTTCGCCTGGGTGATTTTTACGAAATGTTTGGTGATGATGCTAAAAAAGCAGCAAAAATATTAGATATTGCTCTAACTGCTCGTAATAAGGGTGGTGGAGAAAAGATACCAATGGCAGGAGTACCTTATCATTCTGCTGCTTCATATATCGAAAAATTAATAAAAAGTGGTATCAAAGTTGCAATCTGTGAACAGTTAGAAGATCCATCAGACAGCAGCGGAATTGTAGAAAGAGATGTTATTAGAGTTGTAACTCCTGGTACTGTAATAGAAAATGAAATATTATCAGAAAATGAAAACAACTACCTGGCTGCAGCCTTTAAATTTGGGGATTATTATGGTTTTTCTTATACTGATATTTCAACTGGAGAATTTTACTTAACGGAATTTTCTGCAGCTGATAAAAATAAACTTAAGGATGAAATTAATAGAATTTCTCCTCGAGAAATACTTTTAGATGAAAAAACAGCAGGCTCAAAAGTAATTAAAGAACTGCATAATCAATATAATTTCACTTTAAATATTTTAAAAGATAAAAAGTTTGATCGACTTTATCAAGGATTATTAGATCATTTTAAGCTTAAATCACTTGAAGGCTTTGGTTGTGAAGAAATGAGGGCAGCAGTTTATGCTGCAGGCCAGGTTTTATCTTATTTAGCTGAAACTCAAAAAAGAACAGTTAATCAAATAACAGCTTTAAAGGCCTATCATTTAGAAGACTATATGGTTTTAGACTCAGCAAGCCGCAGAAATTTAGAATTAACTTCAACTATTAGAGATAATCAGCGTTCAGGTTCTCTGCTCTCAATAGTAGATCAAACTGTGACTTCTATGGGAGGCAGAGAAATAAAGAAATGGATTAATCAGCCCTTGATTCAAAAAGAAAATATAGTAAAGAGGCATACTGCTCTTGCAGAAATTATAGATAATTATATGACTTTAGAAAAACTAAGAGATGAGTTAACAGAAATCTATGATTTAGAAAGAATAATGAGCAAAATAACCTATCACTCTGCTAATGCAAGGGATATGATTGCTTTAAGAAATTCTCTGGCTAAATTACCAGCAGTTAAAGAATTATTGACTGAATTTGAAAGCGACTTACTTTTAGAAATGCAGCAGGATTTCGACCTCTTAGAAGATATCCATTCTTTAATTGATAATTCAATCAAAGAAGAACCGCCTACAACTATTACTGAAGGTGGAATAATTAAAAAAGGATATGATTCTAAGCTGGATGAATTAAGAAACTTAGTCAGCAGCGGCAAAGACTGGATTTCGGCTCTGCAGAAAGAAGAAAGAGAAAAAACAGGTATTAATACTTTGAAAGTTGGTTTCAATAAAGTCTTTGGTTATTATTTAGAAGTTACTAATTCTCACACTGATAAAGTTCCTGAACGTTATGAAAGAAAACAGACTTTAAGTAATAGTGAGCGTTATATTATACCGGAGTTAAAAGAAAAGGAATCTGAAGTCTTAGGTGCAGAAGAGAAAATGAACGATCTTGAATATAAATTATTTGTAGAAATCAGAGAAGAAATAGCAGCTGAAGTTGAAAGAATTAATAAAACAGCAGCTATTATAGCTAAAATAGACGTTTTACTATCATTTTCTTATTTAGCTATAGAAAATAATTATAATCGGCCAGAAATTAATGATGGAACAGAAATAAAAATTAAAGATGGGCGCCATCCAGTTGTAGAAAAAATGTTTGCAGAACAGTTTGTACCAAATGATTGTTATTTAAATCAGAGTGATCAGCGTTTTATTATCATTACTGGTCCAAATATGTCTGGTAAATCAACTTATATGCGTCAGGTAGCTCTAATAGTATTAATGGCTCAGATAGGTTCTTATGTACCTGCAGAAGAGGCAGTTATCGGTTTAACAGATAGAATTTTTACTAGAGTTGGTGCTAGTGATGATTTGACCACTGGCCAGAGTACTTTTATGGTAGAAATGAATGAGGTAGCTAATATTGTCAACAATAGTACTGATAAAAGTTTAATCATTTTAGATGAGGTAGGAAGAGGTACAAGCACTTATGATGGAGTCTCTATTGCCTGGTCTGTCAGTGAATACCTCAATAATCCAGAGCGTATTGGTGCGCGAACATTATTTGCAACACACTACCATGAATTAACTAGATTAGAAGATGAATATCAGGGTATAAAAAATTACAATGTATTGGTTAAAGAAGATAGTGATGGGGTACACTTTTTACACCGTATTGTTGAAGGTAGAGCAAATGATAGTTATGGAATAGAAGTTGCCCGATTGGCAGGCTTGCCGGAGGAAATTATAATTAGTGCTCAGAAAATATTAGAGCGGCTTGAAAAAAATAATAAGATGCCAGTTCGCAAACTCGAAAGAACTGTGACTGATGATAAACACCAGCAGCTGCCCTTATTTAATCCAGAAAAAAGTCCGATTTTAAAAAAATTAGATGAACAAGATATTTTAGAGATGACTCCAATGGATGCTATGAACTTTTTATATAATTTAAAAAAGGATTTAAAAGAAGAGGAGAATTAA
- the miaB gene encoding tRNA (N6-isopentenyl adenosine(37)-C2)-methylthiotransferase MiaB, whose translation MSKNKYYNIITYGCQMNEHDSERLAGMLEEMGYQHTEEYKNADIILLNTCIIRENAELKVYGKLGELKRYKRENPDLIIGIGGCMMQQDAPVDEVYKKYRHVDLIFGTHNIHHLPDLIRKIEETRDRVVEVWDEEEGLIPDLPSQRESEYSAWISIIQGCDNFCTYCIVPYVRGRERSRPIASIVNEAERLAEDGVKEITLLGQNVNSFGNDLDKDITFPKLLEELNKVEKLKRIRFMTSHPRDFSDALLDKIKNLNKVANHIHLPVQSGSNKVLKEMNRGYTREYYIERVKNIQEEIPGASVSTDFIVGFPGESEEDFQKTIDLVKELKFDMAYTFIYSPRSGTPAARRDDQIDDDVKKERLNRLMELQNKISYDKNQKLIGTTQEILVTGPSNNDPEVYEGRTSTNKICFIDMREDLVGEIVKIKVESAKSWTLEGKIIEE comes from the coding sequence ATGAGTAAAAATAAATATTACAATATAATAACTTACGGCTGTCAGATGAATGAACATGATTCTGAAAGATTAGCAGGTATGCTGGAAGAAATGGGTTATCAGCATACAGAAGAATATAAAAATGCAGATATTATTTTGTTAAATACCTGTATCATTAGAGAAAATGCTGAACTTAAAGTATATGGTAAATTAGGTGAGCTAAAAAGATATAAAAGAGAAAACCCAGATTTAATTATTGGTATTGGTGGCTGTATGATGCAGCAGGATGCACCAGTTGATGAAGTTTATAAAAAATATCGTCATGTTGATCTTATTTTTGGTACCCACAATATTCATCATTTACCAGATTTAATAAGAAAAATTGAAGAAACAAGAGATAGAGTTGTTGAAGTTTGGGATGAGGAAGAAGGACTAATTCCTGACCTGCCTTCTCAACGAGAATCAGAATATTCAGCCTGGATTTCAATCATTCAGGGCTGTGATAACTTCTGTACTTATTGTATAGTTCCTTATGTACGAGGTCGAGAGCGCAGCCGCCCCATAGCTTCTATTGTAAATGAGGCAGAGAGATTAGCCGAAGATGGAGTTAAAGAAATCACTCTTTTAGGTCAAAATGTTAATTCATTTGGTAATGATCTGGATAAAGATATTACTTTTCCAAAATTACTGGAAGAATTAAATAAGGTAGAAAAACTAAAAAGAATTCGTTTTATGACCTCACATCCTCGAGATTTTTCTGATGCTCTTTTAGATAAAATTAAAAATTTAAATAAAGTGGCTAATCATATTCATCTACCGGTTCAATCCGGCAGCAATAAAGTGCTAAAGGAAATGAATCGTGGATATACTCGCGAATACTATATTGAGCGTGTTAAAAATATTCAGGAAGAAATTCCAGGTGCTTCAGTATCAACAGACTTTATAGTTGGTTTTCCTGGTGAAAGTGAAGAAGATTTTCAAAAGACTATTGACTTAGTTAAAGAATTGAAATTTGATATGGCTTATACTTTTATCTATTCTCCCCGCAGTGGTACACCAGCAGCTCGCAGGGATGATCAGATAGATGATGATGTTAAAAAAGAGCGTTTAAACCGCTTAATGGAACTGCAAAATAAAATTAGTTATGATAAAAATCAAAAACTGATAGGAACTACTCAAGAAATTTTAGTAACAGGTCCCAGCAATAATGATCCAGAAGTATATGAAGGCAGAACTTCAACAAATAAAATCTGTTTTATAGATATGAGAGAGGATTTAGTTGGAGAAATAGTTAAAATTAAAGTAGAATCTGCTAAGAGTTGGACCTTAGAAGGAAAAATTATAGAAGAGTAA
- a CDS encoding potassium channel family protein, whose translation MKQFVVIGLGRFGSSVATTLADNNYDVLAIDKDEERVQSISNKVTHAVEADATDEEALKTLGVRNFDVAVVSIGDNVSANILCTLILKELGVPYVIVKAPDTLHGKVLTKVGADRVVYPERDMGARIAHNLISSNVLDYIEFAPEYGVIEIIATDKMIGKTLKELEFRSKFNVNVMAIKRGENLNVSPGAGDKVLEGDRLVVMGKNESLESLKDYDESKDF comes from the coding sequence ATGAAACAGTTTGTTGTAATTGGATTAGGGCGTTTTGGTTCAAGTGTTGCGACAACATTAGCTGATAATAATTATGATGTACTAGCAATTGATAAAGATGAAGAAAGAGTACAGTCAATTTCTAACAAAGTAACTCATGCAGTTGAAGCTGATGCAACTGATGAAGAAGCTTTAAAAACTTTAGGAGTTAGAAATTTTGATGTTGCAGTAGTCAGTATTGGAGATAATGTTTCAGCAAATATATTATGTACATTAATTTTAAAAGAACTAGGAGTTCCTTATGTAATAGTTAAGGCTCCAGATACTTTACATGGTAAGGTTTTAACTAAAGTAGGAGCAGATAGAGTTGTTTACCCCGAAAGAGATATGGGGGCTCGAATTGCTCATAATTTAATTTCTTCGAATGTATTAGATTATATAGAATTTGCACCTGAATATGGTGTTATAGAAATTATTGCTACAGATAAAATGATCGGTAAAACTTTAAAAGAACTTGAGTTTAGATCCAAGTTTAATGTTAATGTGATGGCAATTAAAAGAGGGGAAAATTTAAATGTTTCTCCAGGAGCAGGTGACAAGGTTTTAGAAGGCGATAGATTGGTAGTAATGGGTAAAAATGAAAGTCTAGAATCACTGAAAGATTATGATGAAAGTAAAGATTTTTAA